One stretch of Deltaproteobacteria bacterium DNA includes these proteins:
- a CDS encoding aminotransferase class V-fold PLP-dependent enzyme, which produces MDIEKIRENFPVTDKLIYFNHAAVAPLPLSTSEKVREFLSDYTSNGCLNYMDWIKYQENTRSLAAKLLGGRPSEIALVKNTSTGISMVAQGLKWRDGDNVIIPEGEFPANAYPWFNLKDRGVEVRIVKERDRRLYPEDFEALIDERTRLISASWVEFATGFMNDIEALGQLCKKHDIYFCVDAIQGLGIFEIDVKACNIDFLAADGHKWLLAPEGIGIFYVSQRVIDNLHPHFVGWHSVDDPSNYLPYHFDKIRKDARKYEEGSPNLLGTYALGASLELLLGMGVKEIGKRILFLTDRLAEGLEERAYKILSPRGCSEKSGILIFSAGSSEKDAGLFEYLGRNDVFAAPRGGGIRFSPHFYNSEEEIKRVFALIDQFKG; this is translated from the coding sequence ATGGATATTGAAAAGATAAGAGAAAACTTTCCCGTTACAGATAAACTCATCTACTTTAATCATGCCGCCGTAGCGCCGCTCCCCCTGTCGACTTCGGAAAAGGTGAGGGAATTTTTGAGCGATTACACAAGCAATGGCTGTCTAAATTATATGGACTGGATAAAGTATCAGGAAAATACGAGATCCCTTGCTGCAAAACTCCTTGGCGGCAGGCCTTCCGAGATTGCCCTTGTGAAAAATACTTCCACCGGTATCTCCATGGTTGCCCAGGGACTCAAGTGGAGAGACGGAGACAATGTGATTATCCCGGAAGGGGAGTTTCCGGCCAATGCCTATCCCTGGTTTAATCTTAAAGATCGCGGCGTCGAGGTCCGTATTGTAAAAGAGAGAGACAGGCGTTTGTACCCGGAGGATTTTGAGGCGCTTATCGATGAAAGAACGAGGCTGATATCGGCAAGTTGGGTTGAGTTTGCCACAGGATTTATGAATGACATCGAGGCGCTCGGTCAACTATGCAAAAAGCATGATATCTACTTTTGTGTCGATGCCATTCAGGGACTCGGCATTTTTGAGATTGACGTTAAGGCCTGCAATATCGATTTCCTTGCGGCGGACGGTCATAAGTGGCTCCTTGCTCCCGAAGGAATCGGAATCTTTTATGTCTCCCAAAGGGTCATCGATAATCTGCATCCTCACTTTGTCGGGTGGCATAGTGTTGATGATCCATCCAATTATCTCCCTTATCATTTTGATAAAATCAGAAAAGACGCCAGGAAGTATGAGGAAGGGAGCCCGAACCTGCTAGGTACATACGCCCTCGGCGCCTCCCTGGAGTTGCTTCTTGGCATGGGAGTGAAGGAAATCGGTAAAAGGATATTGTTCCTTACCGATCGCCTGGCAGAAGGCCTTGAAGAAAGGGCGTATAAAATTTTAAGCCCGAGAGGGTGCAGTGAAAAATCGGGCATACTCATTTTCAGCGCCGGCAGCAGTGAAAAAGATGCCGGCCTCTTTGAATACCTCGGTAGAAATGATGTCTTTGCCGCGCCGAGAGGTGGAGGCATCAGGTTTTCACCTCACTTTTACAACAGTGAAGAAGAGATTAAAAGGGTTTTTGCCCTTATCGACCAGTTTAAAGGTTAA
- a CDS encoding archease, producing MRYNLFDHTADLGMEFFGGSGEELFLSAATGLFDVITDLEKVKAVEKVSVSAEGIDGEDLLVNWLRELLYFHQVKGMLLKKFVITRMEATSIEGYAKGEFFDEKRHVIKKEIKAVTYHDVAIEEKDGQWMARVVFDL from the coding sequence ATGCGCTACAATTTATTTGACCACACGGCCGACCTGGGCATGGAATTTTTCGGTGGCAGCGGGGAAGAACTCTTTTTATCTGCTGCCACGGGGCTTTTTGATGTTATCACCGATCTTGAAAAGGTAAAGGCCGTAGAGAAGGTCAGCGTGAGCGCCGAAGGCATCGATGGAGAGGACCTCCTCGTCAACTGGCTTAGGGAGCTTCTTTATTTTCATCAGGTGAAGGGGATGCTCCTAAAAAAATTTGTTATCACCCGTATGGAAGCGACCTCCATTGAGGGCTATGCAAAGGGGGAGTTTTTTGATGAAAAAAGGCATGTCATAAAGAAAGAAATCAAGGCTGTTACCTACCATGATGTAGCGATCGAAGAAAAGGATGGCCAGTGGATGGCCAGGGTGGTATTTGATTTATGA